GCGACCACGTCGCCCTCGCGCACGCCACGGCGTGACAGGCCGACGGCGACCTCGTCCGACACGCGGTCGAGGTCCCGGTACGTGATCGACCATCCTGACGGCGTCACGTACGCTGGGACGTCCCCGAACCGCCGTGCCGCTTCACGCGCCGTCGCCGGGAGCATCGTGAGCGAATCTAACAAGGGCAACCGCAACGACGGCCGGAAGCGCACACGCGCGTCGCGGCCCGCGGTCGTCGACGGTCAGGCGTCGGGAACGCCTGCGAAGCAGCGCGAGCTGCGCGCGCAGGGGCGGCGCACGATGCGCAAGCTGCTCGACGCCGGGATGCGGGTGTTCGCCGACCGCGGGTACCACTCGGCCCGTGTCGACGACATCGTGCGCGCGGCGCGCACGTCGCACGGGACGTTCTACCTGTACTTCGCGAACAAGGAGGACCTGCTGCGCGCGCTGGCGGTCGAGTGCGCGCACGAGTGGTCGTCGCTCGCGGAGTCGATCGGCGCGATCGGGCCCGACGAGGACGGGTACGGCGAGCTGCGTCGCTTCCTCGCCGGCTTCGTCGGCACCTACCGCCGCTACGGCCCCA
This genomic window from Acidimicrobiia bacterium contains:
- a CDS encoding helix-turn-helix domain-containing protein, coding for MSESNKGNRNDGRKRTRASRPAVVDGQASGTPAKQRELRAQGRRTMRKLLDAGMRVFADRGYHSARVDDIVRAARTSHGTFYLYFANKEDLLRALAVECAHEWSSLAESIGAIGPDEDGYGELRRFLAGFVGTYRRYGPIIRAWMEDQGSDRETNRLGVRSFTQIASKLGERMEEAHARQAVNAATSVAALMAMLERFNYALVSRRLDLDDDVMLDTLAHVVHRGFFGAPPLVGAAS